The proteins below come from a single Capricornis sumatraensis isolate serow.1 chromosome 14, serow.2, whole genome shotgun sequence genomic window:
- the PTPN7 gene encoding tyrosine-protein phosphatase non-receptor type 7 produces MTQPPPDQAPARKHVRLQERRGSNVALMLDVRSLGAVEPICSVRTPQEVTLHFLRSAGRPLSRQALQHRPPSPTQLEEEFLRIPSNFVSPEDLDIPGHASKDRYKTILPNPQSRVCLGRAQSQEDGDYINANYIRGYGGQDKAYIATQGPMPNTVSDFWEMVWQEEAPLIIMLTQLREGKEKCVHYWPTEEETYGPFRVRVQDVRERPEYTVRTLTIQHQEQRRALKHILFSAWPDHQTPESAGPLLRLVAEVEDSPEVAAHPGPIVVHCSAGIGRTGCFIATHIGCQQLKARGEVDILGIVCQLRLDRGGMIQTAEQYQFLHRTLALFAAQLPEEPSP; encoded by the exons ATGACCCAGCCTCCGCCTGACCAGGCCCCGGCCAGGAAGCACGTACGGCTGCAGGAGAG GCGCGGCTCCAATGTGGCCCTGATGCTGGATGTGCGGTCCCTGGGGGCCGTGGAGCCCATTTGCTCCGTGCGCACGCCCCAGGAGGTCACGCTGCACTTCCTGCGCTCCGCCGGACGCCCCCTCAGCCGGCAGGCCCTGCAGCACCGGCCGCCCAGCCCCACGCAGCTGGAAGAGGAATTCCTG agGATCCCCTCAAACTTCGTCAGCCCCGAAGATCTGGATATTCCTGGCCATGCCTCCAAGGACCGATATAAGACCATCTTGCCAA ACCCCCAGAGCCGAGTCTGTCTGGGTCGGGCACAGAGCCAGGAGGACGGGGATTACATCAACGCCAACTACATTCGG GGCTACGGCGGGCAGGACAAGGCCTACATCGCCACCCAGGGCCCCATGCCCAACACAGTGTCGGACTTCTGGGAGATGGTGTGGCAGGAAGAGGCGCCCCTCATCATCATGCTTACGCAGCTCCGAGAGGGCAAGGAG AAGTGCGTCCACTACTGGCCCACCGAGGAGGAGACCTACGGGCCCTTCCGCGTCCGCGTCCAGGACGTGCGGGAGCGCCCAGAGTACACCGTGCGGACGCTGACCATCCAG CACCAGGAGCAGCGCCGGGCCCTGAAGCACATCCTCTTCTCGGCCTGGCCCGACCACCAGACCCCAGAATCGGCGGGGCCCCTGCTGCGCCTGGTGGCCGAGGTGGAGGACAGCCCGGAGGTCGCTGCCCACCCTGGGCCCATCGTGGTCCATTGCAG CGCAGGGATCGGCCGGACTGGCTGCTTCATCGCCACCCACATCGGCTGCCAACAGCTGAAGGCCCGCGGGGAGGTGGACATCCTGGGCATTGTGTGCCAGCTGCGGCTGGACAG GGGAGGCATGATCCAGACGGCGGAGCAGTACCAGTTCCTGCACCGCACCCTGGCCTTGTTCGCAGCCCAGCTGCCGGAGGAGCCCAGCCCCTGA